A section of the Anabaena cylindrica PCC 7122 genome encodes:
- the crtO gene encoding beta-carotene ketolase CrtO, with product MQEYDVVMIGAGHNGLVCAAYLLKAGYSVLLLEKRPVPGGAATTEECIPDQAPGFKFNLCAIDHEFIHLGPVVEELELTKYGLEYLECDPVVFCPHPDGKYFLAHKSLEKTCAEIARYNERDAKKYAEFTDYWQRAINAMIPMFNAPPKSVIDIFGNYNIQKFKDLFSVIGSPSKSLDFVRTMLNSAEDILNEWFDEEFLKAPLARLASELGAPPSQKNLAIGVMMMSMRHNPGMARPRGGTGALVQALVNLVTSKGGVILTDQHVEKVLIDDAKAVGVRVAGGQEYRAKYGVISNIDAQRLFLQMTDKSDIDAVDSELWERLERRIINNNETILKIDLALDQPLHFPYHAHKDEYLIGSILIADSMNHVEQAHNKCTLGEIPDSDPSMYVVMPSFLDPSLAPPGKHTVWIEFFAPYQIAGAEGTGLKGTGWTDELKNKVADRVVDKLATYSPNLKNSIIARRVESPAELGERLGAYKGNYYHIDMTMDQMIFFRPLPELANYKTPIDNLFLTGAGTHPGGSISGMPGRNCARVFLQNKHPISQTLKDAGNSLKSTVGSVFGIG from the coding sequence ATGCAAGAATATGATGTTGTAATGATCGGTGCAGGACATAATGGTTTAGTATGTGCTGCTTATTTGCTCAAAGCAGGCTATAGCGTCCTGCTACTAGAAAAGCGTCCTGTTCCCGGTGGTGCAGCCACAACAGAAGAATGTATCCCAGATCAAGCACCAGGCTTTAAGTTTAACTTGTGTGCTATTGACCATGAATTTATTCATTTAGGTCCAGTTGTTGAAGAATTAGAACTGACAAAATACGGATTGGAATATCTAGAATGTGACCCAGTAGTTTTTTGTCCACACCCAGATGGTAAGTATTTTTTAGCTCATAAATCATTAGAAAAAACCTGTGCAGAAATTGCCCGTTATAATGAACGTGATGCTAAAAAATATGCAGAATTTACAGATTACTGGCAACGGGCTATTAATGCCATGATTCCCATGTTTAATGCTCCACCAAAATCAGTTATAGATATTTTTGGAAACTACAACATTCAGAAATTTAAAGATTTATTTTCAGTAATTGGTTCTCCGTCCAAAAGCTTAGATTTTGTGCGTACCATGTTGAATAGTGCTGAGGATATACTCAATGAATGGTTTGATGAAGAATTTCTCAAAGCACCACTTGCTAGATTAGCTTCCGAACTCGGTGCGCCCCCTTCACAAAAAAACCTGGCAATTGGTGTCATGATGATGTCTATGCGTCATAATCCCGGTATGGCTAGACCTCGCGGAGGTACAGGTGCATTGGTGCAAGCATTGGTGAATTTAGTCACAAGTAAAGGCGGGGTAATTCTCACCGACCAGCACGTTGAAAAAGTTTTAATTGATGATGCTAAAGCCGTGGGTGTGAGGGTTGCAGGTGGTCAAGAATACCGAGCTAAATATGGAGTAATTTCTAATATTGATGCCCAGCGTTTGTTTTTACAAATGACTGACAAAAGCGATATTGATGCAGTTGATTCTGAATTGTGGGAAAGATTAGAACGCCGCATTATTAACAACAATGAAACTATCCTCAAGATAGATTTAGCTTTAGATCAACCTCTACATTTTCCCTATCACGCTCACAAAGATGAATACCTCATTGGTTCTATCTTAATTGCCGATTCTATGAATCATGTAGAACAGGCTCATAACAAATGTACATTAGGCGAAATTCCCGACTCTGATCCATCAATGTATGTGGTCATGCCCAGTTTCCTTGACCCTAGTTTAGCACCTCCAGGTAAACACACTGTATGGATTGAATTTTTTGCTCCTTATCAAATTGCAGGTGCAGAAGGTACCGGTTTAAAAGGTACGGGTTGGACTGATGAATTGAAAAATAAAGTTGCAGACAGAGTAGTTGATAAACTAGCGACTTATTCGCCAAATTTGAAAAACTCAATTATTGCTAGACGTGTGGAAAGTCCAGCAGAATTAGGTGAAAGGTTAGGTGCTTACAAAGGGAATTATTATCATATTGATATGACAATGGATCAAATGATATTTTTCCGACCTTTACCAGAATTAGCAAACTATAAAACCCCCATTGACAATCTATTTTTAACTGGTGCAGGGACACACCCCGGTGGTTCAATTTCGGGTATGCCAGGACGCAATTGTGCAAGGGTATTTTTGCAAAATAAGCATCCGATTAGTCAGACTTTAAAGGATGCTGGAAACTCGCTGAAGTCTACTGTAGGTTCTGTGTTTGGGATTGGTTAG
- a CDS encoding LmeA family phospholipid-binding protein, producing MSDQPTFEEKLLSQEAKRRISEKLDEVEQIDIDIKTDVGKLFQGQVDKVELTGQGLVIQDKIRVQDIKMQTDRISINPLSAIFGQIELNEPVNSNFRIVLTEADINDALTSEVIYKWVRQFKLNVDGEIVSFEPQEMQVFLPGEGKLEFKGKVWLKDKDNTHILGYHAIAHPQTQTKPPRLESFHCTEGEGIRVELIAAAMQKIKEIINLPYLEWENMVFSIIDMEVKKGSLILILKAHIKQIPSMETILSPE from the coding sequence ATGTCAGACCAACCAACTTTTGAGGAAAAATTATTATCTCAGGAAGCTAAAAGAAGAATATCTGAAAAATTAGATGAAGTAGAACAAATAGATATAGATATAAAAACTGATGTTGGTAAATTATTTCAGGGACAAGTAGATAAAGTTGAACTTACCGGACAAGGGTTGGTAATTCAAGACAAAATCCGTGTCCAAGATATAAAAATGCAAACAGATAGAATTTCTATTAATCCTTTAAGTGCGATTTTTGGTCAAATTGAACTTAATGAGCCAGTTAATTCCAATTTTCGCATTGTTCTCACGGAAGCAGATATTAACGATGCCTTAACGTCAGAGGTGATTTACAAGTGGGTGAGACAATTTAAGTTAAATGTAGATGGGGAGATTGTCAGCTTTGAACCACAAGAAATGCAGGTGTTTTTACCCGGTGAGGGCAAACTAGAATTTAAGGGTAAGGTATGGCTCAAAGACAAAGATAATACTCATATCTTAGGTTATCATGCGATCGCTCATCCCCAAACTCAGACAAAACCACCCAGGTTGGAGAGTTTTCATTGTACGGAAGGAGAAGGGATAAGAGTGGAATTAATAGCAGCCGCCATGCAGAAAATTAAAGAAATAATCAATTTACCTTACTTGGAGTGGGAAAATATGGTATTTTCTATCATAGATATGGAAGTAAAAAAGGGTAGTTTAATCCTGATACTCAAAGCCCATATAAAACAAATTCCTTCAATGGAAACTATCCTTTCTCCTGAGTAG
- a CDS encoding cytochrome P450, protein MPLPISPKTPATLQMLRWVFTPMPYMEECAKTYGDIFALKLQKKLPPLVFIHSPEAMQQVLSNDTKELEAPGDLNSIFEYLLGKRSVISLSGAEHQRQRQLMMPPLHGERMRNYADLMGDITETTMNKQQLNQPFNVRTVTQDITLSVMMQAVFGLYEGERAEKLQNLLCEILEVGSAVWRVAVLYFPALKDVIGLSQLWEKQQRQQDKADQLIYEEIQERRDNPDQSRTDILSLLMAARDEAGQPMTDVELRDELITLLVAGHETTATAIAWALYWIHKLPEVRQKLLSEIDGLGGNLDSNAIFKLPYLTAVCNETLRIYPIGMLTFPRRVKTPISVCGYELEAGTVIMGSIYLTHNREDIYPNPKKFNPERFLEKQFSPYEFLPFGAGARRCIGLAFAQFEMKLVLAKILSGWQLELANTRDIKPKRRGLVTGPDRPIQMVVKSQHQVKSHTLETSVM, encoded by the coding sequence ATGCCTCTACCAATCAGCCCTAAAACCCCTGCCACTTTGCAAATGCTCCGTTGGGTATTCACCCCCATGCCCTACATGGAAGAATGTGCCAAAACCTACGGAGACATTTTCGCTCTCAAGCTGCAAAAAAAATTACCTCCGCTAGTTTTTATCCATAGCCCGGAAGCAATGCAGCAGGTTTTAAGCAATGATACCAAAGAATTAGAAGCTCCAGGAGACTTGAATAGCATTTTTGAATATTTACTGGGGAAGCGTTCTGTTATATCACTCAGTGGCGCAGAACACCAAAGACAACGCCAGTTAATGATGCCGCCTCTACATGGAGAAAGAATGCGGAATTATGCTGACTTAATGGGTGACATAACTGAAACAACTATGAATAAACAGCAATTAAATCAACCCTTCAATGTCCGTACAGTTACCCAAGATATTACCCTCAGTGTGATGATGCAAGCTGTCTTTGGACTCTATGAAGGGGAGCGTGCGGAAAAGTTACAAAATTTACTGTGTGAAATTTTAGAAGTAGGTAGTGCGGTTTGGAGAGTTGCCGTACTTTATTTTCCCGCTTTAAAAGATGTGATTGGTCTCTCTCAGCTTTGGGAAAAACAGCAGCGGCAGCAAGATAAAGCTGACCAACTCATTTATGAAGAAATTCAGGAACGGCGAGACAATCCTGACCAGTCGCGCACAGATATTCTCAGTTTACTCATGGCTGCTAGAGATGAAGCTGGTCAACCTATGACTGATGTGGAACTACGGGATGAGTTAATAACCTTGTTAGTAGCAGGTCATGAAACTACAGCTACAGCGATCGCTTGGGCTTTATACTGGATTCATAAGCTACCGGAAGTTCGGCAAAAATTATTGTCAGAAATAGATGGTTTAGGCGGAAATCTAGACTCCAATGCCATCTTTAAATTGCCCTATCTCACCGCTGTTTGTAACGAAACCTTACGGATTTACCCAATCGGAATGTTGACTTTCCCCAGGCGAGTAAAAACGCCTATTTCTGTGTGTGGTTATGAACTCGAAGCAGGTACAGTCATCATGGGTTCAATTTATCTAACCCACAACCGAGAAGATATTTATCCCAACCCCAAAAAATTTAACCCAGAACGCTTCTTAGAAAAACAATTTTCACCCTATGAATTTCTACCTTTTGGTGCTGGTGCAAGACGTTGTATTGGTTTAGCATTTGCCCAATTTGAAATGAAGTTAGTATTAGCTAAAATTCTGAGTGGTTGGCAATTAGAACTAGCTAATACTCGTGATATAAAACCAAAACGCCGTGGTTTAGTGACAGGGCCAGACCGTCCTATTCAAATGGTCGTCAAGAGTCAGCATCAGGTAAAATCTCACACCTTAGAAACCAGTGTTATGTAA
- the glgA gene encoding glycogen synthase GlgA has protein sequence MYIVQIASECAPVIKAGGLGDVVYGLSRELENRGNTVELILPMYDCMRYDHIWGLHDAYLNLWVPWYGAAIHCSVYCGWVHGRVCFFIEPHSEDNFFNRGCYYGCDDDNMRFAFFSKAALEFLLRSNKRPDIIHCHDWQTGLIPVMLYEIYKYHGMEYQRVCYTIHNFKHQGMGGVETLKGTGLNQPSYYFQYDKLRDNFNPFALNFMKGGIVYSNAFTTVSPNHAIEAQTSDVGCGLGHTLHLQKEKFTGVLNGIDYDFWNPEIDRYIPHNYSRDDFEQKTYNKKALRERLMLAHDDQKPIVAYIGRLDNQKGVHLVHHAIYYALSKGAQFVLLGSATEPVINAHFQHEKQFLNSNPDVHLELGFNEELSHLIYAGADMIVVPSNYEPCGLTQMIGLKYGTVPIVRGVGGLVNTVFDRDYDQNLPPEKRNGYVFYEMDNQALESAMERAIYLWYQQPEQFQQLAIQGMGYDYSWNAPGAEYLEIYNWVKHKW, from the coding sequence ATGTACATAGTACAAATTGCCTCAGAATGCGCTCCTGTGATTAAAGCCGGAGGGTTAGGGGATGTTGTTTATGGACTCAGCAGAGAACTAGAGAATCGAGGAAATACAGTCGAGCTAATTTTGCCTATGTACGATTGTATGCGCTATGACCATATTTGGGGGTTACATGATGCCTACCTCAACTTGTGGGTTCCCTGGTATGGAGCAGCAATCCATTGTTCAGTATACTGCGGTTGGGTACATGGAAGAGTATGCTTTTTTATTGAACCTCACAGTGAAGACAACTTCTTTAATCGGGGTTGTTACTATGGTTGCGATGATGACAATATGCGTTTTGCATTTTTCAGTAAAGCAGCTTTAGAGTTTTTACTCAGAAGCAATAAAAGACCTGATATCATCCATTGTCACGACTGGCAAACAGGCTTAATTCCTGTCATGCTTTATGAAATTTACAAATATCATGGCATGGAATATCAACGAGTTTGTTACACAATTCACAACTTTAAACATCAAGGTATGGGTGGTGTAGAAACTCTCAAAGGAACAGGTTTAAACCAACCATCTTATTACTTCCAATACGATAAGCTCCGTGATAACTTTAACCCCTTTGCTTTAAACTTTATGAAAGGGGGCATTGTTTATTCCAATGCATTCACCACAGTTTCACCCAATCATGCCATAGAAGCTCAAACCAGTGATGTAGGCTGTGGTTTAGGTCACACATTGCATTTACAAAAAGAGAAATTTACTGGAGTTCTCAACGGCATTGATTATGATTTTTGGAACCCAGAAATTGACCGTTACATCCCCCATAATTACAGCCGGGATGACTTTGAACAAAAAACATATAACAAAAAAGCGTTGCGAGAACGGCTAATGTTAGCCCATGATGATCAAAAACCCATCGTGGCTTACATCGGTCGATTAGATAATCAAAAAGGTGTGCATCTTGTTCATCATGCCATTTATTATGCCCTCAGTAAAGGAGCGCAATTTGTATTACTCGGTTCAGCCACAGAACCAGTAATCAATGCTCATTTTCAACATGAAAAACAATTTTTAAACAGTAACCCAGATGTGCATTTAGAACTGGGTTTTAATGAAGAATTATCCCACCTCATTTATGCTGGTGCAGACATGATTGTTGTCCCTAGCAATTATGAACCTTGTGGGTTAACTCAGATGATTGGTTTAAAATACGGTACTGTACCCATTGTGCGCGGTGTTGGGGGGTTGGTAAATACAGTCTTTGACCGAGATTACGACCAAAATCTACCTCCAGAAAAACGCAATGGTTATGTATTTTATGAAATGGATAACCAAGCCTTAGAGTCAGCAATGGAAAGAGCAATTTATTTGTGGTATCAGCAGCCTGAACAGTTCCAGCAACTAGCTATTCAGGGTATGGGCTATGACTACTCATGGAATGCTCCCGGAGCCGAATATTTAGAGATTTATAACTGGGTAAAACACAAATGGTAA